One genomic window of Phalacrocorax aristotelis chromosome 21, bGulAri2.1, whole genome shotgun sequence includes the following:
- the PFKFB2 gene encoding 6-phosphofructo-2-kinase/fructose-2,6-bisphosphatase 2 isoform X1, with translation MSAAPRHGGPTRGRAGALRGGEKQCSWASYMTNSPTLIVMIGLPARGKTYVSKKLTRYLNWIGVPTKVFNLGVYRREAVKSYKSYDFFRHDNKEAMEIRKRCALVALEDVKAYLLEECGQIAVFDATNTTRERRDLILNFAKENAFKVFFVESVCDDPEVIAANILEVKVSSPDYPERNRENVMDDFLKRIECYKVTYQPLDPNAYDKDLSFIKVINVGQRFLVNRVQDYIQSKIVYYLMNIHVQPRTIYLCRHGESEYNLVGKIGGDSGLSPRGKQFAQALKKFIEEQEIVDLKVWTSQLKRTIQTAESLGVTYEQWKILNEIDAGVCEEMTYAEIEAKYPDEFALRDQEKYLYRYPGGESYQDLVQRLEPVIMELERQGNVLVISHQAVMRCLLAYFLDKSADELPYLRCPLHTILKLTPVAYGCKVETITLNVEAVNTHRDKPSLNSSNLPTSQAPVKMRRNSFTPRASADTVKRPRHYSVGSKPLDPLGPFLSLEPRDGADRPQLQVGVQPQGGSACLAPAASITRGTLASLSAPK, from the exons cgTGGGCTTCCTACATGACCAACTCCCCGACCCTGATCGTGATGATCGGTCTCCCCGCGCGCGGCAAGACCTATGTGTCCAAGAAGCTCACCCGTTACCTCAACTGGATTGGGGTGCCCACCAAAG tgTTTAATTTAGGAGTGTATCGCCGGGAAGCGGTGAAGTCTTACAAGTCCTATGACTTCTTCAGGCATGATAACAAAGAAGCCATGGAAATCCGCAA ACGATGTGCCTTAGTGGCTCTGGAAGATGTGAAGGCTTATCTCTTGGAGGAGTGCGGGCAAATAGCT gTGTTTGATGCAACCAACACTACTCGAGAAAGGCGGGACCTGATCTTAAATTTTGCTAAGGAGAATGCTTTCAAG GTGTTTTTTGTGGAGTCTGTCTGCGACGATCCAGAAGTCATTGCTGCCAATATCCTG GAGGTGAAAGTTTCCAGCCCCGACTACCCAGAGAGAAACAGGGAGAACGTGATGGATGATTTCCTGAAGAGGATTGAGTGCTACAAGGTCACCTACCAGCCTCTCGATCCCAATGCGTATGACAA AGATCTTTCCTTCATTAAAGTGATCAATGTGGGACAGCGGTTCCTAGTAAACAGAGTCCAAGATTACATCCAGAGTAAAATCGTCTATTACCTAATGAACATTCATGTCCAGCCACGTACCATCTACCTTTGCCGACACGGTGAGAGTGAATATAATCTTGTTGGCAAGATTGGTGGGGATTCTGGTCTGTCACCACGTGGGAAGCAG tttgctcAGGCGCTGAAGAAGTTCATCGAAGAGCAGGAAATTGTTGATCTGAAGGTGTGGACGAGCCAGCTGAAAAGGACGATCCAGACGGCCGAGTCCCTGGGGGTCACGTACGAGCAGTGGAAGATTCTCAATGAGATCGATGCT GGCGTATGTGAAGAAATGACCTATGCAGAAATTGAAGCCAAGTATCCAGATGAGTTTGCATTGAGGGATCAAGAGAAATACCTTTATCGCTATCCTGGAGGAGAG tcctACCAGGACTTGGTCCAGCGCCTGGAGCCGGTAATTATGGAGCTAGAACGGCAAGGCAACGTCCTCGTTATCTCCCACCAGGCGGTTATGAGGTGCCTGTTGGCTTATTTTCTTGACAAGAGTGCAg ACGAGCTGCCCTACCTGCGCTGCCCCCTCCACACCATCCTCAAGCTCACGCCTGTTGCGTACG GTTGTAAAGTAGAGACGATCACCCTGAACGTGGAAGCCGTGAACACCCACCGTGACAAACCCTCTCTGAACTCA AGCAACCTTCCCACCAGCCAAGCTCCTGTAAAGATGAGAAGAAACAGCTTTACGCCGCGGGCCAGCGCGGACACGGTAAAGCGCCCACGACATTACAGCGTCGGGAGCAAACCTCTCGACCCGCTGGGTCCTTTCCTGTCCCTGGAACCTCGAGATGGGGCCGACCGGCCGCAGCTGCAAGTCGGTGTCCAG CCACAAGGGGGAAGTGCTTGCCT GGCGCCAGCAGCCAGCATCACCCGCGGGACCTTGGCTTCCCTCTCGGCCCCCAAGTAG
- the PFKFB2 gene encoding 6-phosphofructo-2-kinase/fructose-2,6-bisphosphatase 2 isoform X5 — MSAAPRHGGPTRGRAGALRGGEKQCSWASYMTNSPTLIVMIGLPARGKTYVSKKLTRYLNWIGVPTKVFNLGVYRREAVKSYKSYDFFRHDNKEAMEIRKRCALVALEDVKAYLLEECGQIAVFDATNTTRERRDLILNFAKENAFKVFFVESVCDDPEVIAANILEVKVSSPDYPERNRENVMDDFLKRIECYKVTYQPLDPNAYDKDLSFIKVINVGQRFLVNRVQDYIQSKIVYYLMNIHVQPRTIYLCRHGESEYNLVGKIGGDSGLSPRGKQFAQALKKFIEEQEIVDLKVWTSQLKRTIQTAESLGVTYEQWKILNEIDAGVCEEMTYAEIEAKYPDEFALRDQEKYLYRYPGGESYQDLVQRLEPVIMELERQGNVLVISHQAVMRCLLAYFLDKSADELPYLRCPLHTILKLTPVAYGCKVETITLNVEAVNTHRDKPSLNSRMAGLKV, encoded by the exons cgTGGGCTTCCTACATGACCAACTCCCCGACCCTGATCGTGATGATCGGTCTCCCCGCGCGCGGCAAGACCTATGTGTCCAAGAAGCTCACCCGTTACCTCAACTGGATTGGGGTGCCCACCAAAG tgTTTAATTTAGGAGTGTATCGCCGGGAAGCGGTGAAGTCTTACAAGTCCTATGACTTCTTCAGGCATGATAACAAAGAAGCCATGGAAATCCGCAA ACGATGTGCCTTAGTGGCTCTGGAAGATGTGAAGGCTTATCTCTTGGAGGAGTGCGGGCAAATAGCT gTGTTTGATGCAACCAACACTACTCGAGAAAGGCGGGACCTGATCTTAAATTTTGCTAAGGAGAATGCTTTCAAG GTGTTTTTTGTGGAGTCTGTCTGCGACGATCCAGAAGTCATTGCTGCCAATATCCTG GAGGTGAAAGTTTCCAGCCCCGACTACCCAGAGAGAAACAGGGAGAACGTGATGGATGATTTCCTGAAGAGGATTGAGTGCTACAAGGTCACCTACCAGCCTCTCGATCCCAATGCGTATGACAA AGATCTTTCCTTCATTAAAGTGATCAATGTGGGACAGCGGTTCCTAGTAAACAGAGTCCAAGATTACATCCAGAGTAAAATCGTCTATTACCTAATGAACATTCATGTCCAGCCACGTACCATCTACCTTTGCCGACACGGTGAGAGTGAATATAATCTTGTTGGCAAGATTGGTGGGGATTCTGGTCTGTCACCACGTGGGAAGCAG tttgctcAGGCGCTGAAGAAGTTCATCGAAGAGCAGGAAATTGTTGATCTGAAGGTGTGGACGAGCCAGCTGAAAAGGACGATCCAGACGGCCGAGTCCCTGGGGGTCACGTACGAGCAGTGGAAGATTCTCAATGAGATCGATGCT GGCGTATGTGAAGAAATGACCTATGCAGAAATTGAAGCCAAGTATCCAGATGAGTTTGCATTGAGGGATCAAGAGAAATACCTTTATCGCTATCCTGGAGGAGAG tcctACCAGGACTTGGTCCAGCGCCTGGAGCCGGTAATTATGGAGCTAGAACGGCAAGGCAACGTCCTCGTTATCTCCCACCAGGCGGTTATGAGGTGCCTGTTGGCTTATTTTCTTGACAAGAGTGCAg ACGAGCTGCCCTACCTGCGCTGCCCCCTCCACACCATCCTCAAGCTCACGCCTGTTGCGTACG GTTGTAAAGTAGAGACGATCACCCTGAACGTGGAAGCCGTGAACACCCACCGTGACAAACCCTCTCTGAACTCA AGGATGGCCGGTTTAAAGGTGTAG
- the PFKFB2 gene encoding 6-phosphofructo-2-kinase/fructose-2,6-bisphosphatase 2 isoform X2: MSAAPRHGGPTRGRAGALRGGEKQCSWASYMTNSPTLIVMIGLPARGKTYVSKKLTRYLNWIGVPTKVFNLGVYRREAVKSYKSYDFFRHDNKEAMEIRKRCALVALEDVKAYLLEECGQIAVFDATNTTRERRDLILNFAKENAFKVFFVESVCDDPEVIAANILEVKVSSPDYPERNRENVMDDFLKRIECYKVTYQPLDPNAYDKDLSFIKVINVGQRFLVNRVQDYIQSKIVYYLMNIHVQPRTIYLCRHGESEYNLVGKIGGDSGLSPRGKQFAQALKKFIEEQEIVDLKVWTSQLKRTIQTAESLGVTYEQWKILNEIDAGVCEEMTYAEIEAKYPDEFALRDQEKYLYRYPGGESYQDLVQRLEPVIMELERQGNVLVISHQAVMRCLLAYFLDKSADELPYLRCPLHTILKLTPVAYGCKVETITLNVEAVNTHRDKPSLNSSNLPTSQAPVKMRRNSFTPRASADTVKRPRHYSVGSKPLDPLGPFLSLEPRDGADRPQLQVGVQPQGGSACL, translated from the exons cgTGGGCTTCCTACATGACCAACTCCCCGACCCTGATCGTGATGATCGGTCTCCCCGCGCGCGGCAAGACCTATGTGTCCAAGAAGCTCACCCGTTACCTCAACTGGATTGGGGTGCCCACCAAAG tgTTTAATTTAGGAGTGTATCGCCGGGAAGCGGTGAAGTCTTACAAGTCCTATGACTTCTTCAGGCATGATAACAAAGAAGCCATGGAAATCCGCAA ACGATGTGCCTTAGTGGCTCTGGAAGATGTGAAGGCTTATCTCTTGGAGGAGTGCGGGCAAATAGCT gTGTTTGATGCAACCAACACTACTCGAGAAAGGCGGGACCTGATCTTAAATTTTGCTAAGGAGAATGCTTTCAAG GTGTTTTTTGTGGAGTCTGTCTGCGACGATCCAGAAGTCATTGCTGCCAATATCCTG GAGGTGAAAGTTTCCAGCCCCGACTACCCAGAGAGAAACAGGGAGAACGTGATGGATGATTTCCTGAAGAGGATTGAGTGCTACAAGGTCACCTACCAGCCTCTCGATCCCAATGCGTATGACAA AGATCTTTCCTTCATTAAAGTGATCAATGTGGGACAGCGGTTCCTAGTAAACAGAGTCCAAGATTACATCCAGAGTAAAATCGTCTATTACCTAATGAACATTCATGTCCAGCCACGTACCATCTACCTTTGCCGACACGGTGAGAGTGAATATAATCTTGTTGGCAAGATTGGTGGGGATTCTGGTCTGTCACCACGTGGGAAGCAG tttgctcAGGCGCTGAAGAAGTTCATCGAAGAGCAGGAAATTGTTGATCTGAAGGTGTGGACGAGCCAGCTGAAAAGGACGATCCAGACGGCCGAGTCCCTGGGGGTCACGTACGAGCAGTGGAAGATTCTCAATGAGATCGATGCT GGCGTATGTGAAGAAATGACCTATGCAGAAATTGAAGCCAAGTATCCAGATGAGTTTGCATTGAGGGATCAAGAGAAATACCTTTATCGCTATCCTGGAGGAGAG tcctACCAGGACTTGGTCCAGCGCCTGGAGCCGGTAATTATGGAGCTAGAACGGCAAGGCAACGTCCTCGTTATCTCCCACCAGGCGGTTATGAGGTGCCTGTTGGCTTATTTTCTTGACAAGAGTGCAg ACGAGCTGCCCTACCTGCGCTGCCCCCTCCACACCATCCTCAAGCTCACGCCTGTTGCGTACG GTTGTAAAGTAGAGACGATCACCCTGAACGTGGAAGCCGTGAACACCCACCGTGACAAACCCTCTCTGAACTCA AGCAACCTTCCCACCAGCCAAGCTCCTGTAAAGATGAGAAGAAACAGCTTTACGCCGCGGGCCAGCGCGGACACGGTAAAGCGCCCACGACATTACAGCGTCGGGAGCAAACCTCTCGACCCGCTGGGTCCTTTCCTGTCCCTGGAACCTCGAGATGGGGCCGACCGGCCGCAGCTGCAAGTCGGTGTCCAG CCACAAGGGGGAAGTGCTTGCCTGTGA
- the PFKFB2 gene encoding 6-phosphofructo-2-kinase/fructose-2,6-bisphosphatase 2 isoform X4, with protein sequence MSAAPRHGGPTRGRAGALRGGEKQCSWASYMTNSPTLIVMIGLPARGKTYVSKKLTRYLNWIGVPTKVFNLGVYRREAVKSYKSYDFFRHDNKEAMEIRKRCALVALEDVKAYLLEECGQIAVFDATNTTRERRDLILNFAKENAFKVFFVESVCDDPEVIAANILEVKVSSPDYPERNRENVMDDFLKRIECYKVTYQPLDPNAYDKDLSFIKVINVGQRFLVNRVQDYIQSKIVYYLMNIHVQPRTIYLCRHGESEYNLVGKIGGDSGLSPRGKQFAQALKKFIEEQEIVDLKVWTSQLKRTIQTAESLGVTYEQWKILNEIDAGVCEEMTYAEIEAKYPDEFALRDQEKYLYRYPGGESYQDLVQRLEPVIMELERQGNVLVISHQAVMRCLLAYFLDKSADELPYLRCPLHTILKLTPVAYGCKVETITLNVEAVNTHRDKPSLNSPQGGSACL encoded by the exons cgTGGGCTTCCTACATGACCAACTCCCCGACCCTGATCGTGATGATCGGTCTCCCCGCGCGCGGCAAGACCTATGTGTCCAAGAAGCTCACCCGTTACCTCAACTGGATTGGGGTGCCCACCAAAG tgTTTAATTTAGGAGTGTATCGCCGGGAAGCGGTGAAGTCTTACAAGTCCTATGACTTCTTCAGGCATGATAACAAAGAAGCCATGGAAATCCGCAA ACGATGTGCCTTAGTGGCTCTGGAAGATGTGAAGGCTTATCTCTTGGAGGAGTGCGGGCAAATAGCT gTGTTTGATGCAACCAACACTACTCGAGAAAGGCGGGACCTGATCTTAAATTTTGCTAAGGAGAATGCTTTCAAG GTGTTTTTTGTGGAGTCTGTCTGCGACGATCCAGAAGTCATTGCTGCCAATATCCTG GAGGTGAAAGTTTCCAGCCCCGACTACCCAGAGAGAAACAGGGAGAACGTGATGGATGATTTCCTGAAGAGGATTGAGTGCTACAAGGTCACCTACCAGCCTCTCGATCCCAATGCGTATGACAA AGATCTTTCCTTCATTAAAGTGATCAATGTGGGACAGCGGTTCCTAGTAAACAGAGTCCAAGATTACATCCAGAGTAAAATCGTCTATTACCTAATGAACATTCATGTCCAGCCACGTACCATCTACCTTTGCCGACACGGTGAGAGTGAATATAATCTTGTTGGCAAGATTGGTGGGGATTCTGGTCTGTCACCACGTGGGAAGCAG tttgctcAGGCGCTGAAGAAGTTCATCGAAGAGCAGGAAATTGTTGATCTGAAGGTGTGGACGAGCCAGCTGAAAAGGACGATCCAGACGGCCGAGTCCCTGGGGGTCACGTACGAGCAGTGGAAGATTCTCAATGAGATCGATGCT GGCGTATGTGAAGAAATGACCTATGCAGAAATTGAAGCCAAGTATCCAGATGAGTTTGCATTGAGGGATCAAGAGAAATACCTTTATCGCTATCCTGGAGGAGAG tcctACCAGGACTTGGTCCAGCGCCTGGAGCCGGTAATTATGGAGCTAGAACGGCAAGGCAACGTCCTCGTTATCTCCCACCAGGCGGTTATGAGGTGCCTGTTGGCTTATTTTCTTGACAAGAGTGCAg ACGAGCTGCCCTACCTGCGCTGCCCCCTCCACACCATCCTCAAGCTCACGCCTGTTGCGTACG GTTGTAAAGTAGAGACGATCACCCTGAACGTGGAAGCCGTGAACACCCACCGTGACAAACCCTCTCTGAACTCA CCACAAGGGGGAAGTGCTTGCCTGTGA
- the PFKFB2 gene encoding 6-phosphofructo-2-kinase/fructose-2,6-bisphosphatase 2 isoform X3, with amino-acid sequence MSAAPRHGGPTRGRAGALRGGEKQCSWASYMTNSPTLIVMIGLPARGKTYVSKKLTRYLNWIGVPTKVFNLGVYRREAVKSYKSYDFFRHDNKEAMEIRKRCALVALEDVKAYLLEECGQIAVFDATNTTRERRDLILNFAKENAFKVFFVESVCDDPEVIAANILEVKVSSPDYPERNRENVMDDFLKRIECYKVTYQPLDPNAYDKDLSFIKVINVGQRFLVNRVQDYIQSKIVYYLMNIHVQPRTIYLCRHGESEYNLVGKIGGDSGLSPRGKQFAQALKKFIEEQEIVDLKVWTSQLKRTIQTAESLGVTYEQWKILNEIDAGVCEEMTYAEIEAKYPDEFALRDQEKYLYRYPGGESYQDLVQRLEPVIMELERQGNVLVISHQAVMRCLLAYFLDKSADELPYLRCPLHTILKLTPVAYGCKVETITLNVEAVNTHRDKPSLNSITGHLPCSAKHIPTC; translated from the exons cgTGGGCTTCCTACATGACCAACTCCCCGACCCTGATCGTGATGATCGGTCTCCCCGCGCGCGGCAAGACCTATGTGTCCAAGAAGCTCACCCGTTACCTCAACTGGATTGGGGTGCCCACCAAAG tgTTTAATTTAGGAGTGTATCGCCGGGAAGCGGTGAAGTCTTACAAGTCCTATGACTTCTTCAGGCATGATAACAAAGAAGCCATGGAAATCCGCAA ACGATGTGCCTTAGTGGCTCTGGAAGATGTGAAGGCTTATCTCTTGGAGGAGTGCGGGCAAATAGCT gTGTTTGATGCAACCAACACTACTCGAGAAAGGCGGGACCTGATCTTAAATTTTGCTAAGGAGAATGCTTTCAAG GTGTTTTTTGTGGAGTCTGTCTGCGACGATCCAGAAGTCATTGCTGCCAATATCCTG GAGGTGAAAGTTTCCAGCCCCGACTACCCAGAGAGAAACAGGGAGAACGTGATGGATGATTTCCTGAAGAGGATTGAGTGCTACAAGGTCACCTACCAGCCTCTCGATCCCAATGCGTATGACAA AGATCTTTCCTTCATTAAAGTGATCAATGTGGGACAGCGGTTCCTAGTAAACAGAGTCCAAGATTACATCCAGAGTAAAATCGTCTATTACCTAATGAACATTCATGTCCAGCCACGTACCATCTACCTTTGCCGACACGGTGAGAGTGAATATAATCTTGTTGGCAAGATTGGTGGGGATTCTGGTCTGTCACCACGTGGGAAGCAG tttgctcAGGCGCTGAAGAAGTTCATCGAAGAGCAGGAAATTGTTGATCTGAAGGTGTGGACGAGCCAGCTGAAAAGGACGATCCAGACGGCCGAGTCCCTGGGGGTCACGTACGAGCAGTGGAAGATTCTCAATGAGATCGATGCT GGCGTATGTGAAGAAATGACCTATGCAGAAATTGAAGCCAAGTATCCAGATGAGTTTGCATTGAGGGATCAAGAGAAATACCTTTATCGCTATCCTGGAGGAGAG tcctACCAGGACTTGGTCCAGCGCCTGGAGCCGGTAATTATGGAGCTAGAACGGCAAGGCAACGTCCTCGTTATCTCCCACCAGGCGGTTATGAGGTGCCTGTTGGCTTATTTTCTTGACAAGAGTGCAg ACGAGCTGCCCTACCTGCGCTGCCCCCTCCACACCATCCTCAAGCTCACGCCTGTTGCGTACG GTTGTAAAGTAGAGACGATCACCCTGAACGTGGAAGCCGTGAACACCCACCGTGACAAACCCTCTCTGAACTCA ATAACCGGCCATCTACCTTGTTCAGCAAAGCACATACCTACGTGCTAA